In uncultured Bacteroides sp., the following proteins share a genomic window:
- a CDS encoding polysaccharide deacetylase family protein, protein MDKQIFQTENTLRWKKFKWSMRFIFFIAAILIAALIIMLFIDKSPSLPFRQDYRSVVTASKPFMQETKLSKEYKGFREYISDKKWHTNYEKENEASLKRYRKFQSNKNEPNVVKSIETWNKFPAGIRSAFYVAWDPQSYFSLKRNIRNLNLIMPEWFFIDPKTDELKTNVDPQGFNLMKKSGVPIMPMLSNNFDREFRPEAIGRILHSEKKRKKMIFQVLAQCLRNKFVGINIDFEDLNESNNEYLIQFVKEISTAFHSKGLLVTQDIMPFNDDYNIKELAKYNDYLFLMAYDEYSSGGDPGPISSQKWIEATVDDLAKKAPAGKIILGLGAFGYDWSVPAITNQNLTYQQALSKASASNSKINFDNNTYNLNYAYKDDKNIVHQVYFTDAATHFNTMRFGAEYGLAGFGLWRLGSEDSRVWKFYNKNLEKNAVSKISKRDLEDVKMVNDVDYIGDGEVLDVLNTPHPGKIRTEIDSTEMLISEENYIKIPSTYQIRKYGEAGPKQLLLTFDDGPDETYTPQILDILSKYHVPAAFFVVGLQAEKNLPLIKRIYDEGNLIGNHTFTHRNVANNTPERTFIELKLTRLLIECITGHSTILFRAPYNADSEPASMEEIVPVAWAREQNYLDVGETIDPEDWQVGIKANTIFIRVVKAVEQGRGHIILLHDAGGDTRAETVKALPMIIEYFHKKGYTFTTISSILDKDKQELMPEVPKGNGYYVMQANLALASITYWATNFLTSLFIIFIIMGIARLTFMMILTIRERHKNRSIIYDEKLLENAPLVSIIVPAYNEEVNAVSSLNNLLKQNYPNFNIIFIDDGSKDETYKRVCDALSTNEKIRIFTKPNGGKASALNFGIGQTDAEYVVCIDADTKLYPNAVSLMMLHFLDKKNERNVGSVAGNVKVGNQINLLTKWQAIEYITSQNFDRLAFANINAITVVPGAIGAFKKAAIDEAGGFTTDTLAEDCDLTIRILKAGYTIENENKAIAMTEAPEKTKQFIKQRTRWSFGVMQTFWKHRDTLLDKKFKGLGIWAMPNILIFQFIIPFFSPLADLFMLFGIFTGNAERIGFYYLIFMLVDISISVVAFIFEGEKVTKLIWIIPQRFCYRWIMYVVLFKSFRKAIKGELQTWGVLKRSGNVADLDEDL, encoded by the coding sequence ATGGATAAACAGATTTTCCAAACAGAAAACACATTAAGATGGAAGAAGTTTAAATGGAGCATGAGGTTTATATTTTTTATTGCCGCCATTCTTATAGCAGCATTAATCATCATGCTTTTCATTGACAAAAGTCCGTCTCTTCCATTCAGACAAGATTATAGAAGTGTTGTAACGGCTTCTAAACCTTTTATGCAGGAAACAAAATTATCCAAAGAGTATAAAGGTTTCAGAGAATACATCTCTGATAAAAAGTGGCACACTAATTATGAGAAGGAAAATGAAGCTAGCTTAAAAAGATACAGAAAGTTTCAGAGTAATAAAAACGAGCCTAATGTAGTTAAGAGCATAGAAACCTGGAATAAATTCCCTGCAGGAATCCGCTCAGCATTTTATGTTGCATGGGATCCGCAATCTTATTTCTCTTTGAAAAGAAATATCCGCAATCTTAATTTAATAATGCCGGAATGGTTCTTTATTGATCCTAAAACGGATGAATTAAAGACTAACGTCGATCCACAAGGATTCAACCTCATGAAGAAAAGCGGTGTACCTATCATGCCTATGTTAAGTAACAACTTTGACCGTGAGTTTAGGCCTGAAGCTATCGGACGAATCCTGCACAGCGAAAAGAAAAGAAAGAAAATGATATTCCAGGTTCTGGCTCAATGCCTCCGGAATAAATTTGTAGGAATCAATATTGACTTTGAAGACTTAAATGAAAGTAACAATGAATATTTAATTCAGTTCGTAAAAGAAATATCAACAGCTTTCCACTCAAAAGGATTGCTTGTTACTCAAGACATCATGCCTTTCAATGATGACTATAACATTAAGGAGCTAGCAAAATATAACGACTATCTGTTTTTAATGGCTTACGATGAATACTCTTCAGGCGGTGATCCAGGTCCTATCAGTTCTCAAAAATGGATAGAAGCTACTGTTGATGATTTAGCAAAAAAAGCTCCGGCTGGAAAAATAATTCTTGGTCTTGGTGCTTTTGGTTATGACTGGTCAGTACCAGCTATTACAAATCAAAATCTTACTTACCAGCAAGCTCTTTCAAAAGCATCAGCCAGTAATTCAAAAATCAATTTTGATAATAATACATACAATCTGAACTATGCCTATAAGGATGATAAAAATATTGTTCATCAGGTGTATTTTACAGATGCTGCAACCCACTTCAATACAATGAGATTTGGTGCTGAATACGGACTTGCCGGCTTTGGTCTGTGGCGTCTGGGTAGTGAAGATAGCAGAGTGTGGAAGTTCTATAATAAAAACCTGGAAAAGAATGCTGTATCAAAAATAAGCAAAAGAGATCTTGAAGATGTAAAAATGGTCAATGACGTTGACTATATCGGTGATGGCGAAGTTCTTGATGTTCTGAATACTCCGCACCCAGGGAAGATCAGAACAGAAATAGACAGCACTGAGATGCTTATCTCTGAGGAAAACTATATAAAAATACCAAGTACCTATCAGATAAGAAAATATGGAGAAGCTGGTCCGAAACAATTGTTGCTTACATTTGACGATGGGCCTGATGAAACATATACTCCTCAGATTCTGGACATTCTGTCCAAATACCATGTTCCTGCAGCTTTCTTTGTTGTTGGATTACAGGCTGAAAAGAATCTGCCGTTGATTAAACGAATCTATGACGAAGGAAATCTGATTGGTAATCACACGTTTACTCACAGAAACGTAGCAAACAATACTCCTGAGCGAACTTTCATAGAGCTTAAACTTACCCGTTTACTGATTGAATGTATTACCGGACATAGTACAATCCTCTTCCGGGCACCGTATAATGCAGACAGTGAACCAGCCAGTATGGAAGAAATTGTTCCGGTTGCTTGGGCCAGAGAACAAAATTATCTTGATGTCGGTGAAACAATTGACCCTGAAGACTGGCAAGTTGGCATAAAAGCGAATACAATTTTCATAAGAGTGGTTAAGGCTGTAGAACAAGGCAGAGGACATATTATTCTGCTACATGATGCCGGAGGAGATACTCGTGCAGAAACAGTCAAGGCTCTTCCTATGATTATTGAATATTTTCATAAAAAAGGATATACTTTTACTACTATATCCTCAATACTTGATAAAGACAAGCAAGAATTAATGCCCGAAGTACCTAAAGGAAATGGTTATTATGTGATGCAGGCTAACTTAGCCTTGGCATCTATTACTTATTGGGCAACTAATTTCCTGACATCGCTATTTATCATATTTATTATCATGGGAATAGCCCGATTAACATTTATGATGATACTTACAATAAGAGAAAGACACAAAAACAGAAGTATTATATATGATGAAAAGCTATTGGAAAATGCTCCATTGGTTTCCATTATTGTTCCTGCTTATAATGAAGAAGTAAACGCGGTATCTTCACTGAACAATCTGTTAAAACAGAACTATCCGAATTTCAATATCATCTTTATAGACGATGGAAGTAAAGACGAAACTTACAAAAGAGTTTGCGATGCTTTATCTACGAATGAAAAAATAAGGATATTCACTAAGCCAAACGGTGGAAAAGCTTCTGCTTTGAATTTTGGTATCGGGCAAACAGACGCTGAATACGTGGTATGTATAGATGCTGACACAAAGCTTTATCCAAATGCCGTTTCGTTAATGATGTTACACTTCCTGGATAAAAAGAACGAACGTAATGTAGGTTCGGTGGCCGGAAATGTAAAGGTTGGTAATCAGATAAATCTTCTAACCAAATGGCAGGCTATAGAATATATAACCAGTCAGAACTTTGACAGATTGGCTTTTGCTAATATCAACGCAATTACAGTAGTTCCCGGTGCAATCGGTGCATTTAAGAAAGCAGCAATAGACGAAGCCGGAGGATTTACTACTGATACCCTTGCTGAAGATTGTGACTTAACAATACGTATTCTTAAAGCCGGATATACAATAGAAAATGAGAATAAAGCCATAGCAATGACTGAAGCTCCGGAAAAGACTAAACAGTTTATTAAACAGCGTACCAGATGGAGTTTCGGAGTAATGCAGACTTTCTGGAAACACAGAGACACCTTGCTGGACAAGAAGTTCAAAGGTTTGGGAATCTGGGCTATGCCAAATATTCTGATATTCCAATTCATTATTCCGTTCTTCTCTCCATTAGCCGATCTATTTATGCTTTTCGGTATTTTCACTGGCAATGCAGAAAGGATAGGGTTCTACTACCTTATATTTATGCTCGTTGATATAAGTATTTCTGTGGTAGCGTTTATTTTTGAAGGAGAGAAAGTTACAAAACTGATCTGGATCATTCCACAACGATTCTGTTATCGATGGATAATGTATGTTGTACTCTTCAAGAGTTTCAGGAAAGCGATAAAAGGCGAGCTGCAAACATGGGGAGTATTAAAGAGATCCGGTAATGTTGCAGATTTAGATGAGGATTTATAA
- a CDS encoding alpha-amylase family glycosyl hydrolase, with protein MKKLYLLIILFFYQLCLFAQVVTTLPLFPVEGKQVVITFDATKGSGGLLNYTGDVYAHTGVITDLSNGNWTYVKADWNTNKPECKMTSLGNNKYSLTIPDIRSFYGVPANEKILKLAFVFRGSTGSPEGKGDGGTDIFCPVYESGLHVLFTNPANDMLITTSQNISFNAITSDAANINMYVNNALINSATNATSISSSYNFTSPGSYTVKVEASLGAETVTSTRLVTYKGAVTYKAIPDGMQYGINYAADGKSATLVLYSPIRRNYDADKVTDVYVIGDFNNWTPMSEYMMYRSTTSSGYNDAWWVTIPNLTPGKEYGFQYLVSYVNGTTKRIADPYCQKIQDPWNDKWINQYSEIYPGIAVYPEDKTSDIVSVLQPGKAAYNWQATNFTAPTKNNMVAYELLLRDFTSEKTLSAAIDKLDYLKNLGVNAVELMPITEFDGNSSWGYNPCFYFAPDKAYGTEANYKLFIDECHKRGIAVILDMVLNHATGNNPMAKLYWNSTASKTSDANPWFNVDAPHPYSVFCDFKHGYVGTKDYFKRVMKYWIQEFHVDGYRLDLSKGLTDNSSTEATAGNYDQTRIDNITEYYNAAKEVKPNVLFILEHFCVDTEEKVLSDNGMILWNKMNDSGKSIAKGTNADLSYMNVSTRTQVAYMESHDEERMGYEAMTNGVTKNDLASTMKQLSSEAALFFTVPGSKMIWQFGELGYDYSIMEGGDRLAAKPVKWDYLDIPERMNLYKTYSRVLNLRLKYPNAFTQGTATRSISSSDWDNGKSVTISHNDLSVVEVSNLKDAMINSTVTFPKTGVWYDLMTGDQLNVTSTTTSITIPAHGFLYYIDRQTTFPSVGIENVEGYVGVKAYYDNSTSEIRVVTDKDVKNIKVYSINGLLVKNVDNKAFVEASGLSSGCYLVRTQLADGTLDTFKILK; from the coding sequence ATGAAAAAACTTTATCTCTTAATCATTCTGTTTTTCTATCAGTTATGTCTTTTTGCACAAGTTGTAACAACACTTCCTTTGTTTCCTGTTGAAGGTAAGCAAGTTGTAATTACATTTGATGCAACAAAAGGCTCTGGCGGATTACTAAATTATACTGGTGATGTATATGCACATACAGGAGTTATTACCGATTTGAGTAATGGAAACTGGACTTATGTAAAAGCTGATTGGAATACGAATAAGCCTGAATGTAAAATGACATCTTTAGGTAATAATAAGTATTCATTGACAATTCCGGATATACGCTCATTTTATGGAGTTCCAGCTAATGAAAAAATATTAAAATTAGCTTTCGTATTCAGAGGTTCAACAGGAAGTCCTGAAGGAAAAGGAGACGGAGGAACTGATATTTTTTGTCCTGTTTATGAATCTGGATTGCATGTTCTTTTTACAAATCCAGCAAATGACATGTTGATTACTACATCTCAGAATATTTCATTTAATGCTATTACTTCTGATGCTGCCAATATTAATATGTATGTCAATAATGCGTTGATAAATTCAGCTACTAATGCAACGAGTATTTCGTCTTCTTATAATTTTACTTCTCCCGGGAGCTATACTGTAAAAGTAGAGGCCTCTTTAGGAGCTGAGACTGTTACATCTACCCGATTAGTGACTTATAAAGGAGCTGTAACTTATAAAGCTATTCCAGATGGCATGCAATATGGTATTAATTATGCAGCTGATGGTAAAAGTGCTACTTTAGTACTTTATTCACCTATAAGAAGAAATTATGATGCAGATAAAGTAACTGACGTCTATGTTATTGGAGACTTTAATAATTGGACTCCAATGTCAGAGTATATGATGTATCGGAGTACTACTTCCTCTGGTTATAATGATGCATGGTGGGTAACAATCCCAAATCTTACTCCAGGAAAAGAATATGGCTTTCAATATTTAGTATCATATGTTAATGGTACAACAAAAAGAATAGCCGATCCTTATTGTCAGAAAATACAAGATCCATGGAATGATAAATGGATTAATCAATATAGTGAAATTTATCCGGGAATAGCTGTTTATCCTGAAGATAAGACCAGTGATATTGTATCTGTTCTGCAACCAGGTAAAGCGGCATATAACTGGCAAGCGACTAATTTTACTGCTCCTACTAAGAATAATATGGTAGCTTATGAATTGCTTTTACGAGATTTTACTTCAGAAAAAACTCTTAGTGCTGCTATTGATAAGCTTGATTATTTAAAAAATCTGGGAGTGAATGCGGTAGAGTTGATGCCTATTACTGAATTTGATGGAAACAGTAGCTGGGGATATAATCCTTGTTTCTATTTTGCACCAGATAAGGCTTATGGCACGGAAGCTAACTATAAGCTATTTATTGATGAATGCCATAAAAGAGGAATTGCAGTTATTTTAGATATGGTACTTAATCATGCAACAGGAAATAACCCGATGGCAAAATTGTATTGGAATAGTACGGCGAGTAAAACTTCCGATGCTAATCCCTGGTTTAATGTAGATGCCCCTCATCCTTATAGTGTATTCTGTGATTTTAAACATGGATATGTGGGAACAAAAGATTACTTTAAGCGTGTAATGAAATACTGGATTCAGGAATTTCATGTGGACGGATATCGACTTGATTTGTCGAAAGGATTAACCGATAATTCTTCAACTGAGGCTACAGCTGGTAATTATGACCAAACACGTATTGATAATATTACTGAATACTATAATGCTGCTAAGGAAGTAAAGCCGAATGTGTTATTTATTCTTGAACATTTTTGTGTAGATACGGAAGAAAAGGTTCTTTCTGACAATGGAATGATTTTATGGAATAAGATGAATGATTCAGGAAAGTCAATAGCAAAAGGAACAAATGCCGACTTAAGTTATATGAATGTATCTACCCGTACACAGGTTGCTTATATGGAAAGTCACGATGAAGAAAGGATGGGATATGAAGCTATGACTAATGGAGTTACAAAAAATGATTTAGCCTCTACAATGAAGCAACTATCTTCAGAAGCAGCTCTTTTCTTTACTGTACCAGGATCTAAAATGATATGGCAATTTGGTGAACTTGGGTATGATTATTCCATCATGGAAGGTGGAGACAGATTAGCTGCAAAGCCTGTAAAATGGGATTACCTGGATATTCCCGAACGGATGAATTTGTATAAGACTTATAGTCGTGTTCTTAATTTGCGGTTGAAATACCCAAATGCCTTTACTCAGGGAACTGCTACTAGAAGCATATCATCGAGTGACTGGGATAATGGGAAGAGTGTAACAATATCACATAATGATTTGAGTGTGGTAGAGGTTTCAAACTTAAAAGATGCAATGATAAATTCTACAGTAACTTTCCCAAAAACAGGTGTTTGGTATGACCTGATGACAGGTGACCAGTTGAATGTTACTTCAACAACGACCAGTATTACTATTCCTGCTCACGGATTTCTGTATTATATTGACCGTCAGACAACCTTTCCTTCGGTTGGAATTGAAAATGTTGAAGGTTACGTTGGCGTGAAGGCCTATTATGATAATTCAACTTCCGAGATAAGAGTAGTGACCGATAAAGACGTGAAGAATATAAAGGTTTATTCAATCAATGGTTTGCTGGTGAAAAATGTAGATAATAAAGCTTTTGTTGAAGCTTCGGGTTTATCTTCCGGTTGTTATTTAGTACGTACTCAATTGGCTGACGGAACTTTAGATACATTTAAGATATTAAAATAA
- a CDS encoding SusE domain-containing protein → MKKFNILLLFVTGLLAFSACTDSMDPVINPMKNSENKAISFVLNTPSNSSYTLIAENANSIIDIFTCEQPNYGFPAAVTYTVQICKGNNEFKDFQALATKVQGEKIPIKTFELNDAMNALKMSNSKVAYTVDFRLKAFINDSVPALYSNTVSMTVTPYSGARTPMYFVGNIFNNGWNNNDLTMSIFADSDMNDMLYTYTGYVKSGSEFKIIQNPGDWSTQWGYGSDGVLSTNGSNIGGFTADGYYTMTLDLNNNKYTVTPYTGAVTEYNQISFIGAFNGWAGDLDLTQSSFDKHIWINSNTVIPSDGELKLRVNHDWGTSFGGSNGLWKEKQGQFAKFDGGDNVKVKAGTYFVKFNDITKHIIMIAK, encoded by the coding sequence ATGAAAAAATTTAATATATTATTACTTTTTGTGACTGGTCTGCTTGCATTTTCAGCTTGTACGGACAGCATGGATCCTGTAATAAATCCAATGAAAAATAGCGAAAACAAAGCAATTTCATTTGTTTTGAATACGCCAAGTAATAGTTCTTATACACTAATCGCTGAAAATGCGAATAGTATTATAGATATTTTCACCTGTGAGCAACCCAACTATGGTTTTCCGGCTGCTGTAACCTATACAGTTCAGATTTGTAAGGGGAATAATGAATTTAAGGATTTTCAAGCACTCGCAACGAAAGTACAAGGGGAGAAAATTCCAATAAAAACATTTGAGCTCAATGATGCTATGAATGCATTAAAAATGTCGAATTCAAAAGTAGCATATACTGTGGATTTTCGTCTTAAAGCTTTTATAAATGATTCTGTGCCGGCGCTTTATTCCAATACAGTAAGTATGACGGTTACTCCATATAGCGGAGCTCGTACACCAATGTATTTTGTAGGTAATATATTTAATAATGGTTGGAACAACAATGACTTAACAATGAGTATTTTTGCCGATAGTGACATGAATGATATGCTTTATACTTATACAGGATATGTTAAGTCAGGAAGTGAATTTAAAATTATCCAAAATCCAGGCGATTGGAGTACTCAATGGGGTTACGGAAGTGATGGCGTTTTGAGTACTAATGGTAGTAATATTGGCGGTTTTACAGCTGATGGCTATTATACAATGACTCTTGACCTTAACAATAACAAATACACTGTTACTCCATATACAGGTGCTGTTACTGAATATAACCAGATCTCATTCATTGGCGCATTTAATGGATGGGCAGGAGACTTAGATTTAACTCAGAGTTCTTTTGATAAGCATATCTGGATCAATAGCAATACTGTTATACCTTCTGATGGGGAATTAAAGCTTCGTGTTAATCATGATTGGGGAACCAGCTTCGGTGGTAGCAATGGTTTGTGGAAAGAAAAACAAGGACAGTTTGCTAAATTTGATGGTGGTGATAATGTGAAGGTAAAAGCAGGAACTTATTTTGTTAAGTTCAATGACATAACCAAACATATTATTATGATAGCTAAATAA
- a CDS encoding RagB/SusD family nutrient uptake outer membrane protein has protein sequence MNTKIFKYIIPVLSLTFAMNFTSCVNDLDVTPIDPNLNIQFDQDANFAKIYAGLAITGNQGPAGKPDIEGTDEGASGLMRMLFNLNELPTDEAICAWGSDTQVYPLNFSKFGASNGVTLDMFSRLYIQIAQCNNFLIQTAGLSDENTSAQRSEVRFIRALDYYYLVDLFGNVPFVDENTGIGTYLPQRISRADLFKYVETELLAIEPAMKAPKTNLYGRADKAAVWMLLSRLYLNAEVYTGTAQWANAATYAGKVMNAGYVLESNYNNMFCADNNTSTEMILPICYDGIKTRSWSGLFFVASFLSGDMNTVATFGTKEAWGGNRARAALVKKFVSDGNLDNTTDDRASFWTKDRTLNITKPIEFKEGYSVTKFKNRTKAGVIGSDPNQQFPDMDFPLFRLAEANLTFAEATLRANGDKTAALNAVNALRDRAHASKISASDLTLDFILDEKAREFYFEAQRRTDLIRYNKFTSGYTWDWKGGTSEGTSIPNYMSLYAIPTAQLTANSNLKQNPGY, from the coding sequence ATGAATACAAAAATATTTAAATATATCATACCTGTTTTATCATTGACATTTGCCATGAATTTTACTTCATGTGTTAATGACCTTGATGTAACTCCTATTGATCCTAATCTTAATATTCAATTTGATCAGGATGCAAACTTTGCGAAGATATATGCTGGCCTTGCTATAACAGGAAACCAGGGTCCTGCAGGGAAACCTGATATCGAAGGTACTGATGAAGGAGCTTCTGGACTTATGCGTATGTTGTTTAATCTTAATGAATTACCTACCGATGAGGCAATTTGTGCATGGGGCTCTGATACTCAAGTGTATCCATTAAATTTTTCCAAGTTTGGTGCATCTAATGGTGTTACTCTTGATATGTTTAGCCGCCTTTATATACAAATAGCACAGTGTAATAACTTTCTTATTCAGACTGCTGGTTTGTCTGATGAGAATACTTCAGCCCAGCGTTCAGAAGTTCGTTTTATCCGTGCTTTGGACTATTATTATTTAGTTGATCTGTTCGGAAATGTACCATTTGTAGATGAAAATACAGGTATTGGAACATATTTACCACAACGTATAAGTCGTGCTGATTTATTTAAGTACGTTGAAACTGAGCTTCTTGCAATTGAACCAGCAATGAAAGCACCTAAAACAAATCTTTATGGTAGAGCAGATAAAGCGGCTGTATGGATGTTACTTTCACGTTTGTATCTTAACGCAGAAGTTTATACAGGTACAGCTCAATGGGCAAATGCTGCTACATATGCAGGCAAAGTTATGAATGCAGGCTATGTTCTTGAATCAAACTATAATAATATGTTTTGTGCTGATAATAACACTTCAACCGAAATGATTCTTCCTATCTGTTATGATGGTATTAAGACTCGTTCCTGGAGTGGATTATTCTTTGTTGCAAGTTTCCTTTCCGGAGATATGAACACTGTAGCTACTTTTGGAACGAAAGAGGCTTGGGGAGGTAATCGTGCACGTGCTGCATTAGTTAAAAAGTTTGTTTCTGATGGTAATCTTGATAATACTACAGATGATCGTGCTTCGTTCTGGACAAAAGATCGTACTTTAAATATTACAAAACCAATAGAATTTAAAGAAGGATATTCAGTAACTAAATTTAAAAACAGAACCAAGGCTGGAGTTATAGGAAGTGATCCTAATCAGCAATTCCCAGATATGGATTTTCCTTTGTTCCGTTTGGCTGAAGCAAATCTTACGTTTGCAGAAGCTACTCTTAGAGCAAATGGTGATAAAACTGCAGCTCTGAATGCTGTCAATGCTTTGCGTGATCGTGCTCATGCTTCTAAAATCTCTGCTTCTGATTTAACATTGGACTTTATTCTTGATGAAAAAGCCCGTGAATTCTATTTTGAAGCACAACGCCGTACAGATTTGATCCGTTATAATAAGTTTACTTCTGGTTATACTTGGGATTGGAAAGGTGGAACATCGGAGGGTACTTCTATACCAAATTATATGTCTCTTTATGCGATTCCTACAGCTCAGCTTACAGCCAATAGTAACTTAAAACAGAATCCGGGTTATTAA